The sequence AAGCTAGGCCCGTCAGTCGGCGGGTTCGAACCACAGCGCGGCCAGCGGCGGCAGCACCATGACCGCCGAAGCGGGGCGGCCGTGCCACGGTTCGGCGGTCGCCTGCACCGCGCCGTAGTTGCCGATACCCGCGCCGTTGTAGATGTCGGCGTCGGTGTTGAGGACCTCACGCCAGGAGCCGGTGTGCGGCAGGCCAAGTCGATAGCGCGTGTGCTCGGCGCCTGCGAAGTTGAACACGCACGCCATCACCGAGCCGTCGTCGCCGTAGCGCAGGAAGCTGATCACGTTGTTGGCCGAGTCGTTGGCGTCGATCCAGGAATAGCCCTCGGGGCTGGTGTCGCGCGACCACAGCGCCCGCCGGTCGCGGTAGATGCGGTTCATGTCGTGCACCATGCGCTGAATGCCCGTCGAGTAGCTGTTCTCGTCGAGCTGATACCAGTCGACACCGCGTTCCTCCGACCACTCGGCGCGTTGGCCGAAGTCCTGGCCCATGAACAACAGCTGCTTGCCCGGATGCGCCCACTGGTAGGCCAGCAGGCCGCGTAACCCCGCGGCCTTGACGTGGTCGTTACCGGGCATGCGGCCCCACAACGTGCCCTTGCCGTGCACCACCTCGTCGTGGCTGATCGGCAGCACATAGTTCTCGCTGAACGCATAGAGCATCGAGAACGTGATCTCGTGGTGGTGATAGCTGCGGTGGATCGGGTCGCGTTTGATGAACTCCAGCGTGTCGTTCATCCATCCCATGTTCCATTTCATCGAAAAGCCAAGACCGCCGAGGTTTGTCGGGCGGGTGACACCCGGCCACGACGTCGACTCCTCGGCGACGGTCACCACGCCCGGCGTCACCTTGTGCACGGTCGCGTTCATCTCCTGCAAAAATTGCACGGCCTCGAGGTTCTCTCTGCCGCCGTAGATGTTGGGTGTCCAGCCGCCCTCCGGCCGCGAGTAGTCCAGGTACAGCATCGAGGCGACCGCGTCGACCCGCAGGCCGTCGATGTGGAACTCCTGACACCAGTACAGCGCGTTGGCCACCAGGAAGTTGCGCACTTCGGCGCGGCCGAAGTCGAACACGTAGGTGCCCCAATCGAGTTGCTCGCCCCGGCGGGGATCGGAGTGCTCATAGAGCGCTGTGCCGTCGAACCGGCCCAGCGCCCAGGCGTCCTTGGGAAAGTGGGCGGGCACCCAGTCCATGATCACCCCGATGCCGGCCTGGTGCAGCGTGTCGACGAGGAAGCGGAACTCGTCAGGCGTGCCGAGCCGTGAGGTCGGGGCGTAGTACGATGTCACCTGGTAGCCCCACGAACCGCCGAACGGATGCTCGGCCACCGGCATCAGCTCGACGTGCGTAAACCCCTGGGAAACCACGTATTCGGTGAGTTGCTCGGCCAGCTCCCGGTAGCTCAGTCCCGGCCGCCACGACATCAGGTGCACCTCGTAGGTGCTCATCGGCTCAAACACCGGGTTGTGCTCGGCGCGCCTGCGCATCCACTCGTCGTCGGCCCACCGGTACTCGCTGCGCGTCACCTTCGACGCCGTCTGCGGCGGCACCTCGGTGGCGAAGGCCATCGGATCGGCGCGGTCGCTGATCGAACCGTCCGCACCGTGCACCCGGAACTTGTACAGGCCCCCGACCTCGAAACCGGGCCAGAACAGCTCCCATACCCCCGTGGAACCGAGTACCCGCAGTTGCGCCTCGGCGCCGTCCCAGTGATTGAAGTCGCCAATCAGGCTGACGCCCTTGGCGTTCGGCGCCCACACCGCGAACGACACCCCGTCCACCACCCCGTCGGGTGTGGTGAACCGGCGCGGATGTGCACCCAGCGCCTCCCACAGCCGTTCGTGGCGGCCTTCGGCGAACAGGTGCAGGTCGACCTCGCCGAGGGTGGGCAGAAACCGGTAGGCGTCCGCGACGGTGTGCCGGTGGATCTCGCCGTCCGCACCGGCATAGCCCACCTCGAGGCGGTAGTCGATCAGGTCGGTGAACGGCAGCGCGACGGCGAACAGGCCGGCCTCGATGTGGGTGAACACGTACCGCTGGCCGCCGATCAGCGCGGCCACCTCGCGCGCGTGCGGCCGGTAGGCTCGGATCACGGTGTGGTCGTCGTACTCATGGGCGCCCAGAATCGAATGCGGATCGTGGTGTTCACCGGCCAGCAGGCGGTTGAGATCGGCGGTATGCGGCCGCAGATGGGGGCTGGTGCGCGGATTGGTCTGCGTCATGCTCACTCCCTACGCAGCAGGTTCAGGCGGTGCTCGGGGGACAGCTGTGGCATGTTCAGCACGTGCGCCACGGCCTTGCCCGGGTCGATGCGGACGTAATTGGCATGGCCCCACTGGTATTCCTCACCGGTGATCTCATCGCGCACCCAGAACCGGTCATGGGGCTCCATGCCCAGCGCCGCCATGTCCAGCCACAAGGTGGCCTCCTCGGCGCCGAACGGGTTGAGCGTCACCACCACCAGCACCTGGTCGCCCGTCACCGGATCGAACTTGCTGTAGGCCAGCAGCGCGTCATTGTCGGGATGGTGGAACTTGATGGTGCGCAGCTGATGCAACGCCGGATGGACCTGCCGAATCTCGTTGAGCTGGGTCAAGAACGGCTCCAGCGACTCGCCGTCGGCCAGGGCGGCCTCGAAGTCGCGCGGGCGCAGTTCGTACTTCTCCGAGTGCAGATACTCCTCGCTGCCTTCGCGCACCGCACGGTGCTCGAACAGCTCGTAGCCGGAGTACACACCCCACGACGGGCTCATGGTCGACGCCAGCACCGCGCGGATCGCGAACATGCCGGGACCGCCGTGCTGCAGGCTCTCATGCAGGATGTCTGGGGTGTTGACGAACAGGTTGGGCCGCGCATAGTCGGCGTGCTCGACGATCTGCTGGCCGAACTCGATCAACTCCCACTTCGCGGTGCGCCAGGTGAAGTACGTATAGGACTGCGTGAAGCCGAGTTTGGCCAGCCCGTAAAGGCGGGCGGGACGGGTGAACGCCTCGGACAGGAACAACACGTCGGGGTCGTGGTTCTTCACCTCGCCGATCAACCAGGCCCAGAAGTCCGGCGACTTGGTGTGCGGATTGTCGACCCGAAACACCTTGACGCCGTGCGAAATCCAGAACTTCACCACCCGCAGCACTTCCTGGTACAACCCGGCCGGGTCGTTGTCGAAGTTGAGCGGATAGATGTCCTGATATTTCTTCGGCGGGTTCTCCGCGTAGGCGATGGTGCCGTCGGGCAGCACCGTGAACCACTCGGGATGCTCGCGCGCCCACGGGTGATCGGGCGCGGTCTGCAACGCCAGATCCAGCGCGACCTCCAGGCCCTCGTCGCGGGCCGCGGCGACGAAGTCGTCGAAATCCTCGATCGTGCCCAGCTTCGGGTGCACCGCGTCGTGACCACCTTCGTCACTGCCGATCGCCCACGGCGAGCCGACATCGTCGGGGGCCGCGGTCACGCTGTTGTTGCGGCCCTTGCGGTGCACCTTGCCGATCGGGTGGACCGGGGGCAGGTACACCACGTCGAACCCCATCCGCGCGATCCGCGACAGCGCCTTGGTCGCCGTGGCGAAGGTGCCGTGGACGGGATTGCCGCTGGCGTCCCACCCGCCCGTCGACCGCGGGAACATCTCGTACCACGCGCTGAACCTGGCCAGTGGACGGTCGACCCACACGCCGTACCGCTCGCCGCGGGTGAGGAGTTCACGCAGCGGATACCGCGACAGCAGTTCGGTCACTGCCGGCGACAGCGCCGCGCCCGCGCGGGTGAACGGGTCGCCGGGCTCGCGCAGCCGGGCCGCCGCGTCGATCAGCGGGAACCGCTCCTGTCTCGGCACTCCGGCCGCGGCGCGCTCCAGCAGCCCCGCACCGACCAGCAGGTCGTTGGACAGTTCTCCTTCGCTCTGCCCGGCGTCCAGCTTCGCGGTCACGCTCTTGCGCCACGTCGCGATGGGATCGCCCCACCCGTCCACTCGGAAGGTCCACAGGCCGACGGCGTCGGGAGTGAACTGACCGTGGAACACGTCCGGGGTCTCCCCGGTCGACATGGGCAGAAGCTGCGGTTTGATGCGCGACGCCGGGGTGACCACTTCCTCGACGGGCACGGCTTCCGGGGCCCGCACCAGCCCGGGGGGATCGTCGACGAGTTTCGGGTACGCGGTGCCGTGATAGCGCACCACCAGCGTGGCGGCGACGGCGTCATGGCCCTCGCGCCACACCGTCGCCGACACCGGCACGACTTCGCCGACGACGGCCTTGGCCGGGTACCGACCGCCGGAAACGACAGGTGCGACGTCGTCGATTGCGATTCGACCGGTCACCCCACCACTCCTTACGTTCCTGGACACGTTCCTGGACATTTGCGTCCTCGGCACCGCCAGGTCCGGCGTCGTCTGCGCGCGCCTCGAGAACCTCCTGGCCGCCCTATACCCACCGTAATGCGCCCCCCAACCCCCGGACACCGAAGCGATCAGGGTTGGGACTGCGCGGGGGCGAAAGGTCAGTAAGGTGGAGTCGCGTGAAAGCCCTGAGACGGTTCACGGTGCGCGCACATCTTCCCGGTCGGTTGGCCGCGCTCGAACGGCTGTCCATCAACCTGCGCTGGACCTGGGACAAGCCCACCCAGGATCTGTTCGCCACCATCGACGAGAACCTGTGGCGGCAGGTCGGTTGCGACCCGGTGGCCCTGCTGGGTCAGGTCAGCCCCCAGCGCCTGGACGGGTTGGCGACCGACGAATCGTTTCTGGGCCGGCTCGACTCGCTCGTCGCCGATCTCGACGATTACCTGACCCGTCCCCTGTGGTATCAGCAGCAACTCGAATCCGGCGCTGAACTGCCCAACGGCATCGCGTACTTCTCGATGGAGTTCGGCGTGGCCGAGGTGTTGCCGAACTACTCCGGGGGCCTGGGCATCCTTGCCGGCGACCACCTCAAGTCGGCCTCCGATCTGGGCCTGCCGCTGATCGGCGTGGGGCTTCTGTACCGCTCGGGCTACTTCCGCCAGTCGCTGACCGCCGACGGCTGGCAGCACGAGAGCTACCCGTCGCTGGACCCGCAGGGCCTTCCGCTGCGACAGCTCACCGACGGCAGCAGCAATCCCGTGCTCGTCGAGGTGGCGATGCCCGGGGACAGCCAGCTGCGCGCGCGGATCTGGGTGGCCCAGGTGGGCCGAATCCCGTTGCTGCTGTTGGACTCCGACATCCCCGAAAACGACCACGGCCTGCGGGGGGTGACCGACCGGCTCTACGGCGGGGACCAGGAACACCGGATCAAACAGGAGATCCTCGCCGGTGTCGGCGGTGTGCGCGCGATCCGGGCGTTCATCGACCTGGAGGGCCGGCCGTCCCCGGAGGTGTTCCACATGAACGAGGGACACGCGGGATTTCTTGGCGTCGAACGCATCCGGGAGCTCATCGACGCCGGCCTGGATTTCGACACCGCGCTGACGGTGGTGCGCTCGTCCACGGTGTTCACCACCCACACCCCGGTGCCCGCGGGCATCGACCGGTTTCCGGTGGAGAGGGTCCGGCGGTATTTCGGCAGTGGTGTCGACGAGAGCGCGGACGACGAGCAGGGATCGAGCGCGCCGGCGGAGGAGACCTCGCGGCTACTGCCGGGCGTTCCGCTGGACCGCATCGTGGCGTTCGGCGCCGAAGAGGATCCGACGAAGTTCAACATGGCGCACATGGGTCTGCGGCTGGCGCAGCGGGCCAACGGGGTGTCGCTGCTGCACGGCGAGGTCAGCAGGCAGATGTTCAACGGGCTGTGGCCGGGTTTCGATCCCAGCGAGGTGCCGATCGGCTCGATCACCAACGGCGTGCACGCGCCGACCTGGGCGGCGCCGCAGTGGTTGGAGCTGGGCCGCGAGCTGATCGGGGCCAACCCGCAGGGGGAGCCAGCGGTGTGGGAACCCGCGGTGTGGGAGCGGCTGCACCAGGTCGACCCCGGGCACATGTGGTGGATCCGCTCGCAGCTGCGCAGCCAGCTCATCGAGGACGTGCGGGCGCGGCTACGGCGGTCGTGGGCCGAACGCGGGGCGGCTGATGCTGAACTGGGTTGGATCGCAACGGCTTTCGATCCCGAGGTGCTGACCATCGGGTTCGCGCGGCGGGTGCCGACGTACAAGCGGTTGACGTTGATGCTGCGCGACCCCGAACGCTTGGAGCGGCTGCTGCTCGACGAGAAGCGCCCGATCCAGCTCATCGTGGCGGGTAAGTCCCATCCCGCCGACGAGGGCGGCAAGGCGCTGATCCAACAGGTGGTGAAGTTCGCGGATCGACCCGAGGTGCGGCACCGCATCGCGTTTCTGCCCGACTACGACATGTCGATGGCCCGGCAACTGTACTGGGGATGCGACGTGTGGCTGAACAACCCGCTGCGACCGTTGGAGGCGTGCGGCACATCCGGGATGAAGAGCGCACTCAACGGCGGGTTGAACCTGTCGATCCGCGACGGCTGGTGGGACGAGTGGTACGACGGTGAAAACGGTTGGGAGATACCGACTGCCAACGGACTGGCCGACGAGAACCGGCGCGACGATCTCGAGGCCGCCGCCCTCTACGACCTGCTCGAACAGTCGGTGACGCCGAAGTTCTACGACCGCGACGACCGGGGCATCCCGACCCGGTGGGTGGAGATGGTGCGGCACACGCTGATCGCGCTGGGGCCGAAGGTGCTGGCGTCGCGCATGGTTCGTGATTACACCGAGAAGTACTACGCGCCCGCCGGCCAATCCCTGCGTAAGACGGTGCAACCCGGCGCGGACGGGGAACCGTTCGGCGCGGCCCGTGATCTGGCGGCCTACCGGCGGCGAGCCGAGGACGCTTGGCCGAAGATCCAGATCACCGACGTCGACAGCTCGGGGCTGCCGGACACCCCGCTGCTCGGCTCGGAGCTCACCTTGACCGCGACCGTGCAACTGGCCGACCTGCGACCGGAGGAGGTGACGGTGCAGGCCGTGCTTGGGCGCGTCGACGCGAGCAACAACCTGGTGAATCCGGTGACCGTGCCGATGCAGCACACGGGCACGACCGAGGGTGGCAACGCCAGATTCTCGACGACCACGCCGCTGCCGGTCGCCGGCCCGGTCGGGTACACGGTGCGGGTGTTGCCCCACCATCCGCTGCTGGCCGGTGACAACGAGCTCGGCCTCGTCACCCACCCGTGATCCCCGCGCTCAAGGTTGCGGTCGACGGCGGACCCTACGGGCTGGCCGCCGGCGCTGACGACGCGCTGTGGGTGACGCTGGTGCACGCGGGTGCCATCGCGCGCGTGACGACGACCGGCGATGTCACGGTGTATCCCGTTGCACCGCAGAGTCGCCCGTCGATCATCACCGCCGGCCCCGACGGCGCGTTGTGGTTCACCCGCACCGGTGACGACCACATCGGCCGGATCAGCACGGCGGGCGAGTTGAACGCGTTTCCTCTCGGCGAGGACCGCGGCCCCTACGGCATCACCGCCGGTGCCGACGGCGCGTTGTGGTTCACCGCCATGACGTCCGGTGAAATCGGCCGGATCTCGGTCGACGGGGAGGTGACCGAATGGCATGCCGTCGGCGGGGCACCGTCGATGATCACAACCGGGCCCGACAACGCCTTGTGGTTCACCCTCAACCAGGCCAACGCCATCGGCCGGCTGTCACCGGCTGATGGGTTGACTGTGCGGGAATTGCCAACTGCCGCGGCCGGACCCGTGGGTATCGCCGCAACCCACGATGACGCGGTGTGGTTCACCGAGATATCCGCCGAGAAGCTGGGCCGCATACCGTTGCAGGACGCGATCCAGGAGATCGACCTGCCCGGCAAGCCGCACGCGGTGGTGGCCGACCCCGGCGACGGGGTGTGGGTCAGTCTGTGGGGCTCCCATCAGATCGCCAGGGTCAGCGAAGACGGTGAAATCGTCACGATCGACCTTCCTCGGGGCAGCGAGCCGCACGGAATCGCCATCGGCCCCGACGGCGCCCCGTGGGTCGCGCTCGAGGCGGGGTTCGTGCTGCGGATGCCGATCTGAGCAATTATCTGGACACCTGTTCAACGACCTCGAGGGCCCGGGTAGGTTGCCTGACAGTGCGTCAATTGACACAACGTGTGGCGCGTGTGGCGAAGGACTTCAGCAGTGGCTCTTGGAACTGGACTGCGGCGCGGCATCGCTGTGTTGGCGATCGGGGGAGTGATCGGTGGCCTGGACGCCGGGACGGCAGCGGCCGAACCGGTCGTGGGGCCCGTCGTCGACGTCGCCCCGGCGGCACCGACGCCGGAGGCCGCGCCGGGACCTGACGACGCACCAACGCCGCCGGACGGCGCGGTCGAGTCCACGCCGCCGGCGGTGACGGACACCCCCGACGGCTGGACGCTCACCCTGTCGGCCGACGACGAGATTCAAGCTCCGATCCCGCCGCTCACCACGGCGCTGTCGACCCGCGAATACGTCGTCGGCGGCACCTACACCGGTTCGATCACCGGCCCCGACGACACCCCGGCCGGAGGCACGCTCGAGGTCGGCTACGAGATCGGCTGCGGCATCGACATGAGCACGTCCAACGGTGTCTCGCTGACCGGCACCGCCGGCATCAACCCGTCGATGGGAATCCTGGGCATCGATGCCGCGGGCCCGATCGAGATCGGCGTGCTGCCGACCGTCGGCGCCAACATCGGCGGCGGCATCACCGTCGGGCTCAAGCCCGGCCTGGTCAACGTGGTCCCGGTGACGAAGAAGGAGTTCACCGGCGCCGACCCGTGGGTGAAGGTGAGCAACTTCCGGGTCAGGATCGACGGCTGCGTCGGCGAGTCCTTCATCCGTTCCTATGCGTTCCTGACCCGCTCGACCGACATGTCCGAAGCGGTGCTGGCCTGGTACGGCGTCACCAAGAAGGTCTAGCCCCTCCTCCGGGCGAAATAGCATTCCGGGTCGTCGCGCGTGCGAATTGGCGACCCGGAATGCTATTTCGCGGGCTGCGGTAAGCAAACCGGCGGCCGCGGGACACCGCGGGGGTCAGTCGAAGCGCTTGAAGCAGCGCTCCTGGTCGCCGAGCACCCCGACGCGAAACGCGTCGATCCGGGAGAACCCCGACGGCACCGACTCGCCGTTGACGTCGCTGGCGACCAGGCCGTTGGTGAGAATGCCCGACACCGCCTCGTCGAGATCGCCTGCGGTCAACGTGACGGTGTGGCCGTCGGAGGTGGTGACCGACCGGGACAGCTTCGTGGTGGCCACGCCGGTGAGGCAGGCGGTGCGCAGCGCAGCCGCGGCGTTGTCGAGTGCGACGCCGCCCTGCTCGTGCTGGATGGCTTGCATGAACCGCGACACCAGCACCGAATAGGCGGTGTTGTCGCCGCTGGCCAGCCCGCCGGCACCGGCGGTGTCGGCGGGGGTGCCCATCTCGGTCAGCTCGTCGAGGTCGACGGCGATCGTGTTGGTGGGCGGGCAGTACGACACCGCCGCGCTCGGGCGGATGTCGGGACAGTCGGCCGGCGCGAAGCTCAGTCGCGGCGGGTCGGCGGGCCGGAAGAGGATGTCCAGCGCGTCGACGATCGCGCGCACCGACGACTCGCTGACCTCCCACTCGCCGGTTTCGTCCGCGCCGAGCAGCACGGGCAGGTCACCGCGACGCTGGCCGATCTCGCGCATGTCGATCGATTTGCATGCGGCGGCACCGTCGGTGAAACCGAATTGGAACGCCGAGAGCCGTTCGAACGCCGAACCGTGCTCGTCGATGCCGGCCGCGGGATCGATCTCGGTCATCAACGGGTCGCGGAACGCGATCACCGCGGCCAGCACGTTGTTGAGGCCCTCACCGGTGGACAGGGTGAACCGCGGAGAGTTGTCCTCGGCCACCCACCGCATGTAAACCCCGGCGAGACAGTCGGCCTGCTGTTCGGCGACCAGCGTCGGGGTGGCGATGTCAGCCATCTCGGCCTGACGCTGCACGGCGTGGCCGTACTCGTGGGCCAGCACCATCGTGACGCCCATGTCGCCGTAGGCCCGCTGCAGGTCGGGCATCAGCTCGCCGCGATCCCACCCGATGGTCCGGTCGTCGTGGCAGAAACCGGCGTTGACCAGGCCGTAGGTGTCCTCGCCGCAGAACTCGACGTTGTCGAAGCCGTTGGCGTCCCAGGAGTACAGCGCCTTGACCCGGCGGAACGTCCCCCCGAACGGTTCGCTGAACGCGCCCTCCCAGAACTCCTCGACATCGCTGACGGCCTGGCGTGCCAGCTCGTCGATGTCGCTGTCGTCGGTGCCCTGTACCTTGCGCGTCGGTTCCCCGGCGTCGGACCGCAGCCCGGAGGGCCCGTCGGTTGCGGGCATGCCCGCGACCCGGAACGGGTCGGCGAACACCGAGACGGGCCTGCCCTGCAGCGTGGTCGAGCAGCCGGCCACAAGAAGCGTCGACGCCACCGCGATCACCGCGCCCACCAGGTGTCGTCGCCCCATGGGGATATACCTAATACGCCTGACTTCGCCCAAAGGGACATTTGGGCGCGAAAGTGCGAGTGAATTTCGCCATTACGTCGATCTCGGCGCAAATCGCAAACAAGGTCAGGCGTCACGCAGCCGCTGCAGCGCCTCGCGCACCCGGATCGGATCGGTCGTCGCCCAGAACGGCGGCAGCGACGCGCGCAGATACCCGCTGTAGCGCGCGGTGGCCATCCGCGAATCCAGCACCGCCACCACGCCGCGGTCCTCGACGGTGCGCAGCAGGCGGCCCGCGCCCTGCGCCAACAGCAGTGCCGCGTGGCTGGCGGCCACGGCCATGAACCCGTTGCCGCCGCGAGCGGCCACCGCGCGTTGGCGCGCGGTCAGTAGCGGATCGTCGGGTCGCGGAAACGGGATGCGGTCGATGAGCACCAGCGACAGCGACGGACCCGGCACGTCGACGCCCTGCCACAGCGACAACGTGCCGAACAGCGAGGTCTCGGGGTCTTCGGCGAACCTTTTCACCAGCGCCGAGGTGGTGTCCTCACCCTGACACAGCACCGGGGTGTCGAGGCGCTCACGCATGATCTCGGTGGCGGCCTTGGCCGCCCGCATCGACGAGAACAGGCCCAAGGTGCGCCCGCCCGCCGCGGTGACCAGCGCCGCGATCTCGTCGAGCTGTTCGGCGTTGGATGTCGCCGACTCCGCGGCTCCGGCCCCGCTGCCGCGATGCCCCGGCGGCGGAAGATGCGCGGCGACGTAGAGGATGCCCGACGTCGCGTGCTCGAACGGCGACCCGACGTCGATGCCGCGCCACTTGGTGTCCTCGCCGTCCAGCCCCCACGCCGAGGCCATCGCGTCGAACGTGCCGCCGATGGTCAGCGTCGCCGACGTCAGCACCGTGGTCGAGTGCTCGAACAGCCTGTCGCGCAGCAGCCCGGCCACCGACAGCGGCGCCACCCGCAACACCGCGCGCACGTTACCGCGGTTGTCCTCGTGCTCCAGCCACACCACGTCGCTGCGGTCGGGGATGGCCGGCACGAACGAGTCGAGGATGCGCGACGCGGTGTCGGCGACGTCGGTCAGCGCGGTGACCGCCTCCGCCCGCGCCGACGCGGCCTTCGGATCGCTGGGGCTGGTGTCGATCGCCGAGCGCACCTGGTGGGCGGCGTCGCGCAGCGCGGTCAGATACGTCGCCAGCTCGTCGTCGAGCCGGTCGATGCGCCCGGGCGTGCCGTCGTGAATGGCCGACGAGATCGTTGCGGTCGCCGCCTCCAGCCGTTGGGAGAGTTCGGCGTCGACGAGACGCGCGGCCCGCCGCTGCGCCACGCCCAGCGACGTCGCCGACAGCTCGCCGGTCGCCACCGACGTCACCCGGTCGACCAGCTCGTGCGCCTCGTCGACCACCAACAGGCGATGTTCGGGCAGCACGGCCGCATCCGAGATCGCGTCGATGGCCAACAGGGCGTGGTTGGTGACGACGACGTCGGCAGCGCCGGCTTTTTCGCGGGCCCGTTCGGCGAAGCAGTCGGTGCCGAACGGGCACCGCGACACCCCGATGCACTCTCGCGCGGACACGCTCACCTGCGACCACGACCGGTCCGGCACCCCGGGCGTCAACTCGTCGCGATCTCCGGTGTCGGTGTCGGATGACCACGCGATCAGCCGCTGCACGTCGCGCCCCAGCGCGCTTGTGGCCATCGGCTCGAACAACTCTTCCTGCGGCCGGTCTTCAGGCTCGGCTGCGGCTCCGTTGTGAATCTTGTTCAGGCACAGGTAATTTCCGCGGCCCTTCAGCAGCGCGAACGACGGGGTCCGGGGCAGGGCATCGGTCAGCGACTTCGCCAGCCGAGGCAGGTCGCGGTCCACGAGCTGGCGTTGCAGCGCAATGGTCGCCGTGGACACCACGACCGGTTCGTCGATCTCGAGGGCCCGCGCGATGGCGGGCACCAAATAGGCCAGCGACTTGCCGGTGCCGGTTCCGGCCTGGACCGCAAGGTGCTCACCGGTGTCGAAGGCGTGCGCCACCGCCTCGGCCATCTCGATCTGGCCGCTGCGCTGACTCCCGCCCAACGAGGCGACCGCCGTCGCGAGCAGGTCTGTGACGTCTCTCGTGGTGCCTCCTATGTTGCGCGCGCGACCATGCGGGTCGGGATCGCCGGCTCGCCTCGGGACAACGCCAGACCGTGCCACGGCAAGCTTTTCAGCCCGGCGCGGACCCGTTCGCGCGCGGTTTCCAGGCTGAGATCGCCGACGGGCTCGCCGCCGCGCACCAACGGCTCGGTCAGCGGTCGCTCGGCCAGCCCACGCTGGCCGGCAGGCGGTTCCCCGTACCGATGGACCACCTCCTCGACCACGGTGCCGGTGGTCTTGGCCAGTCGTGTCGCCTGCTTGCGCCCGCCGTGGGATTCCTTGTGGCTGCTGCGCTTCTCCACCGGCATCCCGTCGACCTCGACGAGCTTGTACACCATGCCCGCGGTCGGCGCGCCCGAGCCCGTCACCAACGAGGTGCCGACACCGAAGATGTCGACGGGCTCGGCCCGAAGCGCGGCGATGCCGAACTCGTCCAGATCGCCGGAGACCACGATGCGGGTGCGGTGCGCGCCCAGCCGGTCGAGTTGGTCGCGGACCTGACGGGCCAGCACGCCGAGATCGCCGGAGTCGATGCGCACCGCGCCGAGTTCCGGACCGGCCACCTCGACGGCGTTGGCCACCCCGGCGGTGATGTCGTAGGTGTCGACCAGCAGCGTGGTGTCCGCGCCAAGCGCCTCGACCTGCGCCTTGAACGCCGCCTTCTCGTTCGGCCGCCCCTCCGGTGCGGTGTACAGCAGCGTGAATGCGTGGGCGCTGGTGCCCACCGCCGGAACGCCGTGGACGCGCTGCGCCTCGAGATTGGAGGAGGCGGTGAACCCGGCCAGGTAGGCGGCCCGCGCGGCGGCGACGGCGGCCTGCTCGTGCGTGCGCCGGGAGCCCATCTCGATCAGCGCGCGTCCCTCGGCCGCCGACACCATGCGAGCGGCCGCCGACGCGATCGCGCTGTCGTGGTTGAAAATCGACAGCGCCAGGGTCTCCAACACCACGCATTCCCCGAAGGTGCCGTGCACCGACAACACCGGCGAGCCCGGGAAATACAGTTCACCTTCGCCGTATCCGTCGACGTCACCGCTGAACCGGTAGTCGGCGAGATAGGCCAGGGTCTCGCGGTCACAGAAGTCCGAAAGCAGCGAGAGCGCCTCGTCGTCGAACGTGAACTGTGCCAACGCATCAACGAACCGGGCGGTTCCGGCGACCACGCCGTACCGGCGTCCGTCGGGCAGGCGGCGCGCGAAGATCTCGAACGTGGTCCGGCGGTGGGCCGTCCCGTCGCGCAGGGCGGCGGCGAGCATCGTCAGCTCGTATTTGTCGGTGAGCAAAGCCAGGGACATCCCCGTGGACGTCGAGACCACACCGCAACCGTAGTAGTTCAAAGCCGCAAGTACGCCCCGGCTATCCTTAAACACATGGTGACACCGGCCAAGGCCCGACCGGGGACGCACGAGGAGCGTGATGTCGCCACGTACGAGGC comes from Mycolicibacterium pulveris and encodes:
- the glgB gene encoding 1,4-alpha-glucan branching protein GlgB, which translates into the protein MTQTNPRTSPHLRPHTADLNRLLAGEHHDPHSILGAHEYDDHTVIRAYRPHAREVAALIGGQRYVFTHIEAGLFAVALPFTDLIDYRLEVGYAGADGEIHRHTVADAYRFLPTLGEVDLHLFAEGRHERLWEALGAHPRRFTTPDGVVDGVSFAVWAPNAKGVSLIGDFNHWDGAEAQLRVLGSTGVWELFWPGFEVGGLYKFRVHGADGSISDRADPMAFATEVPPQTASKVTRSEYRWADDEWMRRRAEHNPVFEPMSTYEVHLMSWRPGLSYRELAEQLTEYVVSQGFTHVELMPVAEHPFGGSWGYQVTSYYAPTSRLGTPDEFRFLVDTLHQAGIGVIMDWVPAHFPKDAWALGRFDGTALYEHSDPRRGEQLDWGTYVFDFGRAEVRNFLVANALYWCQEFHIDGLRVDAVASMLYLDYSRPEGGWTPNIYGGRENLEAVQFLQEMNATVHKVTPGVVTVAEESTSWPGVTRPTNLGGLGFSMKWNMGWMNDTLEFIKRDPIHRSYHHHEITFSMLYAFSENYVLPISHDEVVHGKGTLWGRMPGNDHVKAAGLRGLLAYQWAHPGKQLLFMGQDFGQRAEWSEERGVDWYQLDENSYSTGIQRMVHDMNRIYRDRRALWSRDTSPEGYSWIDANDSANNVISFLRYGDDGSVMACVFNFAGAEHTRYRLGLPHTGSWREVLNTDADIYNGAGIGNYGAVQATAEPWHGRPASAVMVLPPLAALWFEPAD
- a CDS encoding alpha-1,4-glucan--maltose-1-phosphate maltosyltransferase, with amino-acid sequence MTGRIAIDDVAPVVSGGRYPAKAVVGEVVPVSATVWREGHDAVAATLVVRYHGTAYPKLVDDPPGLVRAPEAVPVEEVVTPASRIKPQLLPMSTGETPDVFHGQFTPDAVGLWTFRVDGWGDPIATWRKSVTAKLDAGQSEGELSNDLLVGAGLLERAAAGVPRQERFPLIDAAARLREPGDPFTRAGAALSPAVTELLSRYPLRELLTRGERYGVWVDRPLARFSAWYEMFPRSTGGWDASGNPVHGTFATATKALSRIARMGFDVVYLPPVHPIGKVHRKGRNNSVTAAPDDVGSPWAIGSDEGGHDAVHPKLGTIEDFDDFVAAARDEGLEVALDLALQTAPDHPWAREHPEWFTVLPDGTIAYAENPPKKYQDIYPLNFDNDPAGLYQEVLRVVKFWISHGVKVFRVDNPHTKSPDFWAWLIGEVKNHDPDVLFLSEAFTRPARLYGLAKLGFTQSYTYFTWRTAKWELIEFGQQIVEHADYARPNLFVNTPDILHESLQHGGPGMFAIRAVLASTMSPSWGVYSGYELFEHRAVREGSEEYLHSEKYELRPRDFEAALADGESLEPFLTQLNEIRQVHPALHQLRTIKFHHPDNDALLAYSKFDPVTGDQVLVVVTLNPFGAEEATLWLDMAALGMEPHDRFWVRDEITGEEYQWGHANYVRIDPGKAVAHVLNMPQLSPEHRLNLLRRE